The following are encoded together in the Pieris napi chromosome 17, ilPieNapi1.2, whole genome shotgun sequence genome:
- the LOC125058032 gene encoding histone PARylation factor 1 — MSSEWKEYKQDPRIICKYGAKCYQQNTDHHQTYKHPPQLKAKNKDDKKNKRFQPYNKKNTDVKVIANCSTLQEDKSDEIVPGAMTVNTATQIDLMSIIELDNLTYYSKEFDNNIYKECFQVEMPDDFFKFFECLNEESSSVEHLMASVNLEMIGPFDLLLGKLPKLEDKDLYLVHWRFFYDVPEYQAILKKKGKSELHIGYYRDNPKEKPTFLAKNDSAKDYMITPVSDNIFGAVYWFLQNEKSSSPFMSIACQKLSEKVKKWAESNGYSIEEFDKRTRIKNMTCKTFHGAGIVVPYNKKTQLGYRKLVETDANIKKMFKKLEEVTEDVAKNKILSEIQPLITYSSIAIDECDFGTGLEAGVALFCSGLKELQSSALSLLTSSYSLLKREEFAKIIQVHMKYRRKGPYMALWGDKM, encoded by the exons ATGTCATCCGAATGGAAGGAGTATAAACAAGATCCTAGAATTATTTGCAAATATGGTGCAAAATGTTATCAGCAAAATACAGATCATCACCAAACATACAAGCACCCACCACAACTAAAAGCTAAGAATAAAGACGATAAGAAAAACAAGCGTTTCCAAccatataataagaaaaatactgATGTCAAGGTTATTGCTAATTGTAGTACTCTTCAAGAAGACAAATCAGATGAAATAGTTCCTGGTGCCATGACAGTAAACACTGCAACTCAGATTGACCTTATGAGTATAATAGAATTAGACAATCTAACATACTACAGTAAagaatttgataataatatatacaaagagTGTTTTCAGGTTGAAATGCCTGatgatttctttaaattttttgagtGTTTGAATGAAGAATCATCGTCAGTTGAACATTTAATGGCTAGTGTGAATTTAGAAATGATTGGAccttttgatttattattaggcAAATTACCCAAACTGGAAGATAAAGATTTGTACTTAGTTCATTGGAGGTTTTTCTATGATGTACCAGAATATCAG gctattttaaagaaaaaagggAAGAGTGAATTACATATAGGATACTATAGAGATAATCCTAAGGAAAAACCCACTTTCTTGGCTAAAAATGATAGTGCTAAAGATTATATGATAACTCCAGTCTCAGATAATATATTTGGTGCAGTTTA ttggTTTTTGCAAAATGAGAAATCATCATCACCCTTTATGTCTATTGCTTGTCAGAAATTATCAGAGAAAGTTAAGAAATGGGCTGAAAGCAATGGCTACTCAATTGAAGAATTTGATAAAAGAACTAGAATTAAGAATATGACTTGCAAGACATTTCATGGGGCTGGCATAGTTGTGCCTTATAATAAGAAGACTCAGCTTGGTTACAGAAAGTTAGTGGAAACAGAtg cgaatataaagaaaatgtttaaaaaattagaagAGGTAACTGAAGATGTggcgaaaaataaaattttatcagaAATACAACCTCTAATAACATATTCAAGTATAGCAATAGATGAATGCGATTTTGGAACGGGTTTAGAGGCAGGTGTAGCATTGTTTTGTTCAGGACTAAAGGAACTACAAAGCAGTGCCTTGAGCCTATTAACGTCATCATATTCATTGTTAAAGCGTGAGGAGTTTGCTAAAATTATTCAG GTTCACATGAAATACCGTCGCAAAGGGCCATATATGGCACTATGGGGAGACAAAatgtga
- the LOC125058033 gene encoding uncharacterized protein LOC125058033 codes for MENRDGWADAESSTKGNSTDRSQAERDRVRIEFYATYDVMTGVRIAATLGGFFALMVFLIVYKSRSKSVKALNDPKLVEFAEAVVAEEEAVEEERQLNLAIEEALSERARSRPSLSEEPPWPRNSRFSSYGGYGSLLAPPRRLSGHRGDSLPGSALKFNERRFSGGPRDRRLSSATCSSSGSSYLERRGSSVVCALPERRLSPCPSERLAPLASVGSVGASFAVESDLVSVGADSVFAEDDADSTDGEVEQFSTDSGGGTEVGALDCTELTSRPLCSTSVNRASHSRETLF; via the coding sequence ATGGAGAATCGAGATGGATGGGCTGATGCAGAATCCAGCACAAAGGGAAATTCCACAGATCGTTCACAAGCTGAGCGAGATCGAGTCCGGATTGAGTTTTATGCCACATACGACGTCATGACGGGTGTCCGAATAGCCGCCACTTTGGGTGGTTTTTTCGCACTtatggtttttttaattgtttataaaagcCGTAGTAAATCAGTCAAGGCATTGAACGATCCAAAGCTGGTTGAATTTGCTGAGGCTGTTGTGGCCGAGGAAGAAGCGGTGGAAGAAGAAAGGCAATTAAATTTAGCCATAGAAGAGGCTCTATCAGAACGTGCACGATCCCGACCCTCATTAAGCGAGGAGCCCCCATGGCCGCGTAATTCACGATTTTCATCGTATGGTGGTTATGGTAGCTTACTGGCCCCTCCTAGACGGCTTTCAGGGCATCGTGGAGACTCTTTACCCGGATCGGCTTTGAAGTTTAATGAAAGACGATTTTCGGGTGGTCCACGTGATCGCCGATTGAGTTCGGCAACTTGTTCTAGTTCCGGGAGTTCCTATTTAGAAAGGCGCGGCTCTTCAGTAGTGTGTGCCCTTCCGGAGCGACGTCTCTCGCCCTGTCCAAGCGAAAGACTAGCTCCACTAGCTTCAGTTGGTAGTGTAGGTGCATCGTTTGCTGTAGAAAGTGATCTTGTATCAGTAGGAGCAGACTCGGTATTTGCGGAAGATGATGCGGATTCCACTGATGGTGAAGTTGAGCAATTCTCGACGGACAGTGGAGGTGGAACAGAGGTGGGTGCACTGGATTGCACAGAACTTACAAGTAGACCACTATGTTCCACCAGTGTCAACCGCGCCTCACATTCGCGTGAAACGTTATTCTAG